taacttcttcttaaaaaatagagctttatagttacacatagtagtTGGATTCATCCCAACAAACCATGCACAGAATTCAAATTCAGTTCATgatccttccctttccctccttccctccctcccctcccttgttcttctttctctactctatTAGACTTCCTTACACTCATCTATTTATACTTGactggttctttttacttatatatacaggtgaaattccctgtagtatattcatatatgcacataacatgatttttaaagaattcattctgcattgcctcccctttcccatccctccactCTACCTCTGGATCTCTTTCTTCTACATTACTGGTCTTCCCTTTACAAAGATAAATTTCTTAGCATAATCCCAAGAGTAAAAGTGGATAGGGATGGAAAAGTTTAGGTCagattgtttataaattattgaAGCATTGGGAGTGGCCACAACTATACACAGTACTAGGAGGACTACTCACTTTCCTGGTCTGTGGAGGAAAAACATTCCTTAGGTAATTATTGGAATACTTGGTCACAATAGGAAGTGGTCATAGTAACCTCAATTCCTTGGTTACTTTAGAGGCATCCAGCTTACATTCCCACCATGAGATTAAACATGAAAGGTAAACATTGAGGTACATGAAAAAAGGAGGTATGAATTCATTCACTGGTTCTGAGAATGGTCAGAGGGTTTGAGAAACCCATATTACTTGTTATAAAGTAAAGTCctgcaaacaaaaacaagtaCCTGTGGTAATTTAATGTTATCTGGTTTCCCCTCTCTATGTTCACGCTACTTTGAAGTATTAGCCACCCATCCCAACCCCAAGCAACATGAGGGTGATAACACAGCCATTattactttctctttctcctgtccTAAAAAGCAAACCACAGATCAATGAAATACCCAGGACAGTAGCAGACACAAAGAAGTCTTCATTTCTTTCATATACAGAAACAGTTTCAATTACATTTCAGATTCCCTGAGGCCTACATCAAATAGTAAAATGACAAGAGCACAGAATAGCTGGGTTAGAGGGAATCCCTGTTAATGAGGCAATAAGTAACCATTCCACTTGACAACTGGATGCCCATGCAGGTTCCTAAGAAAAGAGTCATTCTGGCTTACACCCTGAAGGAACCCTACCCTGCACTCCCTCCTCAAGGTGTACCTATGAAAGACCACTGCAAATGACCTGTGAATAGCCATTAGTAAAATCCTAATAGAGATCTAATACATCTGGGGAGCAGCTCTTTTAATGGTGGGGCTCTTTTCTTCTTGGTCAGAGCTTCTCATTGGAGTTAAAAGAATCTAGTCACACTCATATCTGTAGGTTCCACAATAGTCAGAGGGTTTCCTGAGAGATACCCATATCTAGTAAGCTGCCACATATTCTGTTTAGCAGGATATATTCTAGTGAGATTCTGAGTCTTCAGCACCTTTTGGGCAAACTCTTTTGCCCCAAGCAAACAAACAGACCTGCAAAGTCACAGAGAGCCTAAGGTGCTTAGAGGTCAGTTATCTCAACTGACCTGGGTAGAAGGGGCGTGAACAATATTTCTGACTGTTCCACTCCTGGTTTCCAAACATAGCAGTAAATCTCCAAGAAGTAAAACCTATTTGGGGGTCACTCTTCTGATAGACTTACCAGAATACTCAAGAAAATGTTCTGTTGAGTACTCATCCATGAGCCTCACCCTCTCCTTCAATTTCAGAGTTGATCTTGGCAACCCCCAAACCATCCCATGATACTCAGATGATAGAATCAGACAATGCTTTGTCTTGTTTCAGCCTCAAAGCTTGGCTCTGAGTTCTCAGCCCTTCGCTGATGGTGCCGATGGCAGCAGACACAGTGGAGGTAGTCTACTACGTTATGAGTGAAGAGTGAGCGCAATGGGTGCAAGTACTGGAAGAAAAGTAGCATGAAACCAATGGAAATCAGATAAGCAATAATAAGCTGCAGGGCAATCAAGGAATGACAGTAATTCAGCAATACTTTGACTCCCCAAAACTTAAAAACCAAGACCATGATCACATTCTCTACCAACCTCGCACTATAGTGCAGGCCCATATGTCCCCAGTTTTGACCTTTGTCAACAAGATCTCTGTCTGCCAACCTCAACTGCAAAGCTGACCAGCAAGAGAAGTTAATGCCAGCATAGAGGATGGTGACTGAAATCAGCACCACCAGGGTGCCAACACGGCTGAAATTTTTCTCAATATTATTGGGCATCTGGGCACCACTCCTCCAGAACCTAACCCAAGGCTCAAAAAGGATAATCAGGAAGTTGAGCACTAAGAAGGGCACAGCCTTCAACTTCAAGGTAGCTGAGAAGAGCACCAGAATCATGAGGCGGGAAGTGATCTCCAACGTCCTCCAGATGGTGATGCAAAGGACTTCTAGTGGCCCAAGGCGAATCTTGTAGTCATCATACTTGATCTGGATAGCCAACATATTGCAGAGGGTAGCCCCATAGGTTACAGACATCAGGGAAAAGACCATTAGCACagctgtaaaaacaaaacaaaacaaggaatgggggaggaggagagaggcaaGCAGTTAATGTTGGTATAAAACCTGTACTCAGACCCAGAGGTCCAGAGATGATAGGTAGGACTTCAGAGCCTCACCTAAGAGTAAATTCATGTATGATAACAGCTATGCAAACAAATAACATGCACCTGAATAGACATGTTTGCAAAGAAGACCAAATGGCCAAGAGATACATGAAAAGgtgttcaatatcactaatcatcagggaaaatcaaatcaaaatcaaagtgagggctgggagtatagctcagtatAAACATATACTGTAATACATTAATAATCATAAATGTACAAactaagcttttttaaaaaagggtaggTCTTAAAACACTAAGAAGTCACTAATATAAGAAAAGGACATATAAAGGTTCCAGGTAGGACTACCTAACAGAGCAGGCTTCTGAGCAAAAACTGTAtgagggaaataaataaataaataaactttctgaaaaaaaaatccaagcttaGGAGACTCAGAGAATGTATTTTCTAATTGAAGTCCCTTCTTTGATGTATATTTTCTTCAAGGAGCAAATCTTCTTTGTGCGGGCTTCTAGAATATTTAACTCCAGTTGCATGTGTCAAAAAGTATACTAAATATTTCATGAGGGCAGAGGAGATCATATCTATTTTACCCACTGCTGTATCCTCAGAGCCTAACATACTGACTAGAACATGGTTGATGCACAATAAATGTGTGTGGAATTAATGAAGAATTTTGAGTTTAGAGAAGCAGCATAAAATACCTAGAAGTCCTTGGTTCAGCTGTGTATGAGCTTGTGAAATCATTGAATATctatgtgcctcagtttcccaattcATGAGGTAGTCTAGAGTTGCTTGTATTTGTCATCAGTAATGCCAATTCATCACTCCTATTTGTTAGTACACATTAGGAATCTCTGAACTTCCAGTAGAGTGgttcaaaaacattaaaactcTGTTTCCCAGTCCATGGCATCCATAACACTAGATGTTAAAGTAGGGGCCAAGAAAGGCAGAATGCTCCCTAACCTTCCTTAACTATAGACCATACAGGTGgccctttgcttatttttttgttgttgttaaagtaTACTGATTACTGGGGTGCACGGGCGAGGGGTGGGATTTAGTGCTCTCAAGAAAAGTGGAAGGTGTAAGGAGTATTCCCCCAAAAGAAAATCTGTAGTTTTCTCTTCCTATAAAAATAATGGATCCAGAGAAACTTGAGCTATAGTATATCAAGTTAATCTTCAAGAAAAGTGAAGCCTTCCccatgaaaatacaaaagaaaatacagctctcatttctaagaattttcttCAGCTAATAAGTAGTGTTGGAATCTTAAAGAATAGAGTGGGAGACTCTCGAAGTGGCTActcttaaatttcttcttttttttttgtactggagattaaccactgagccacattgcccccttttatattttatattgagacagggtcttactaagttgcttagggcctcactgaattgctgaggctggcttcacacttgcactcctcctgccccagccaccCAAACTGccgggattacagatatgtgccactgagcccaaccTAGTACTTTTGTATTTCTAAACCACTCTCATTCCTATCCTCAGGAAATGATACTCTTTGTGGACATGGGAACATCAGCTATACATTGAGCCAAGTGTCAAGTGTCTGATGCCTTCTCTTAAATTAGAACTCATTTCTTGAAAGTAGTACAATAGAAGGAAGAAAACCTGATGCTTCCaataaatggaaaacattttccATATGTCTCCCTACAAATAGATTCATGCCATAAGAGATCAAAAGGCTGCTATAGTTAGAAACATAGGCTCTGGAGGCACACATCCTGAATTTCCATCCAGTCTTTGCCATTTACTACTTATAAGACCTTGGGGAATTTTCTTAACCTCTCAGAGTCTGTTTCCTCATTCATAAGAAGGGGTTAATAATAACCTTGAAGAACtgttttgaagatgaaatgaaataattacatgtAAATTGCTTGGAGAAATGCCTGAAACCTAATAAAAGCTATCTGCTAATTTCTGTCTTTCTActctctccacccccaccccccaccatttAAAATTTATAGTATGTACATTTACTTTACCAGTGCTCTGTCCTTGCACTTAAATCTAGCATTTAAGGGGTGGGgttggaactcagtggtagagcgcttgccttgcatgtatgaggcactgagttcgatcctcaacactacataaaaataaataaaagttaaaaaaactaatattttaaaactgaaagaacACCTAGAAATAAGCTCTAAAATGTTCAAgacctgggctggagttgtgcctcagtggcgtagtgtttgcctagcatgtgtgaggcactgggttcgatactcagcactgcatataaataaataaaacaaaggtccactgataatgaaaataataaaaataaattaataaaatttttttaaagttcaagacTTATGGTGAGAAAACTACATAATTTTACTGAAGTACATGTTAAAACATTTAATGAAATGGAGATTTATCATCTTCCTATATGAATTTGATTGATCCTGTGAACATCCCATAACTTGAATAATTTTACTGCAATTTCAATCAGAATCTCCATGAAATGTGATTTTTTGGTTATTACTTTGCTTTGCTTTATTCTTTGGTGGGGAAATTGACAAATTTATATTAGACActaatatatttggaaaatgagTAAATTACTCTATCAGCTAAGACTCTGAAAGGCCTTTCTTGTAAGAAAGACACAAAATCTATAAGCAATAAAGAAtttgaatacataaaaatgtaataattcacAATACCAGAAGACATAGCAAAGTATATTGTGCACATTAAGTGTAGGGTATTGCACATGTGTGATACGTATATGCACATagaaaatgtgtgtattttaaacacaaaaatatacaaacatgTATGCACATGTTTGTGTGCATagcaaaaaaaagaattaatgctAGAATAAGTAAATAGCTCCTacaaattaatttgaaagatAAACAATCCACTAGAAAAAGTGAGCAAAATATGTAATTAGCAATTCAAAGAACACATACAATGACCAAATG
This sequence is a window from Ictidomys tridecemlineatus isolate mIctTri1 chromosome X, mIctTri1.hap1, whole genome shotgun sequence. Protein-coding genes within it:
- the Xkrx gene encoding XK-related protein 2 isoform X3, with amino-acid sequence MVFSLMSVTYGATLCNMLAIQIKYDDYKIRLGPLEVLCITIWRTLEITSRLMILVLFSATLKLKAVPFLVLNFLIILFEPWVRFWRSGAQMPNNIEKNFSRVGTLVVLISVTILYAGINFSCWSALQLRLADRDLVDKGQNWGHMGLHYSARLVENVIMVLVFKFWGVKVLLNYCHSLIALQLIIAYLISIGFMLLFFQYLHPLRSLFTHNVVDYLHCVCCHRHHQRRAENSEPSFEAETRQSIV
- the Xkrx gene encoding XK-related protein 2 isoform X1, translated to MDRVYEIPEEPNVDPVSSLEEDVIRGANPRFTFPFGILFSTFLYCGEAASALYMVRIYRKNNETFWMTYTFSFFMFSSIMVQLTLIFVHRDLAKDKPLSLFMHLILLGPVIRCLEAMIKYLTLWKKEGQEEPYVSLTRKKMLIDGEEVLIEWEVGHSIRTLAMHRNAYKRMSQIQAFLGSVPQLTYQLYVTLISAEVPLGRAVLMVFSLMSVTYGATLCNMLAIQIKYDDYKIRLGPLEVLCITIWRTLEITSRLMILVLFSATLKLKAVPFLVLNFLIILFEPWVRFWRSGAQMPNNIEKNFSRVGTLVVLISVTILYAGINFSCWSALQLRLADRDLVDKGQNWGHMGLHYSARLVENVIMVLVFKFWGVKVLLNYCHSLIALQLIIAYLISIGFMLLFFQYLHPLRSLFTHNVVDYLHCVCCHRHHQRRAENSEPSFEAETRQSIV
- the Xkrx gene encoding XK-related protein 2 isoform X2 gives rise to the protein MRCLEAMIKYLTLWKKEGQEEPYVSLTRKKMLIDGEEVLIEWEVGHSIRTLAMHRNAYKRMSQIQAFLGSVPQLTYQLYVTLISAEVPLGRAVLMVFSLMSVTYGATLCNMLAIQIKYDDYKIRLGPLEVLCITIWRTLEITSRLMILVLFSATLKLKAVPFLVLNFLIILFEPWVRFWRSGAQMPNNIEKNFSRVGTLVVLISVTILYAGINFSCWSALQLRLADRDLVDKGQNWGHMGLHYSARLVENVIMVLVFKFWGVKVLLNYCHSLIALQLIIAYLISIGFMLLFFQYLHPLRSLFTHNVVDYLHCVCCHRHHQRRAENSEPSFEAETRQSIV